A segment of the Chitinispirillales bacterium genome:
CCATAAACGGATTTTCTTCTTCATATACATCCATATAGTTGAAAATTTTATCTCCGCCTATATCAATAACTCTTATACAAATATTTTTACTTTTTTCCACATTATCAAAAATTGCATTATAATACTTAATCTGGTCGCTTTCTGTTGGGAAATCAAAATTTTTGTTAAATAAAATTTCCGTTCTGACAAGTCCTATTCCGTCTGCGCCATTATTTAAAGCAAGCGAAACGTCTGACTCCAAAGAAACATTAGCCATAACTAAAACCATGATTCCGTCTCTAGTAAAAACAGGTTTGTTCAAATAATCGGAAAGTTTACGTTTTTGCAACTTAATTTCATTAACATACGTATAATAGATATCAAGAATATTATCCGACGGTTCTATAGTGAGAGTTCCTGCGTCGCAATCAACAAACACTTCTATGCCGTCGTCTATGTTTAAAGTTGTAAAGTCTGATATAGCCATAACCGGAATTGAATTTGAACGTGCAACTATTACCGCATGAGAAGTTTTCCCTGAAGATGTACACACGATAGCTTTAATTTTTTCGACATTGTTTCCTATTATATCGGAAAGTAAAAGTGATCGTTTTATTATTAAAACAACATCTTCTTTAAAAGGCGTATTAGATTTCTCACCATCTCCCGTTAAATAAAATAATATTTTGTTTCTAACTTCTTCAACGTCTTTACCGCGTTCTTTAAAGTATTCACTATCCGTAACTTTAAACGTTTCAATAATATTTTCCATAACAATACGTACCGCTGATTCTGCTGTATAATATTCGTTTGAGATATTATACAGAACTTGCTTGGTAAGCGTTTTGTCGTTCACTATGTATTTATACATTTCAATTATGGAAACATCAGAATCCTTTCCAGAAGAAATAACGTTTGTTTTAGTATAATCATCATAATATTTATTGGCTTTATTTCGTGCATTCTCAAAGCGTTTTATCTCGTCTTTAACCATTTTCTGTTCAATTTTCATTACCGTAAACGAACATGGGTCCGCATGTATTATAACTGCTTTCCCATAACCTTTGCCGCTCACAATAGATATTCCGGCATGAATTTTGGACTTACTTTGCATTATTTATTTCCTTCTAACATAATTATCGTTGTATAAAGAAGTAATAACGTTGTCAAGCGAACATTTACCCACTCTGGCGATATTGCGTAATGCCATTGAAAGCCACTCACACCTGTTTGTGTACGTGGAATCTATTTTTTCTTGAATTTTATAATATTCATCAAAAGACATAAAGTTTTTTGAATCGTCTCTTTCGCGAATATTAGATAAAAACGTGTGCAGTTTGTTCTCTTCGTCTTCATTACCGGAAAAATCACTTATCCATTTGTCAACCAAGTCAAAGGCTTTTTGCAAAATCGGCATTTTTTCAAATACCGATGCAATTCTGTAATCATCATATTTCGCGTCAATATTTTCAAATCCGAAAGCACAGCCTTCGCCAAGTTTCTCTACCGCCTTATTTTCAAAAATATTCTGACCTGTAAGAGTAATTAAACCGTTTGACGCACATCTATAAATATTGTATTCGGTTGTTTCTACTGTCCCGGGTAGTGAAATATATTCCGCGATATCGCCCGCCGCTAAAAAATTTTCCTTTACCAATGCATTATCGTTATGAATAAACCGAACTTGCAATTTAGGACAATCACGTAAAGCGAGTGAAAATATACTTAATAATGTAACCAATCGTTTCCCGTAAAAATCATTAGGTACGGCTCTTCCGGAAAATAAATAGACACGCGGGAGTAAATCTTTTTCTTCGCTCAAACGAATATATCGACAAGCGATATATAACAAAATCGTCAATTGTGAATTTGCAATTGAGATTTTTCTTGAATTTGATATAAAAAGATATTTTGACGCCGAAGGTAAATTACCTACGGATTCTCCGTATATAAAACGAAGATATTTTTCTTTGGCTTTGGTTTTAATGTTTTCATATTCATTTTGAACGGAATAGTCTTTTACAAATTTTTCGAAATCCGCAAGTTTTGAGTTATCGGTAATCCAAGCGTCTCCTATTTTACTGATGATAAGTTTAGTTAGTTTTTTATTTATACAAAAAAGCCATCTGCGGACGGAAATAGCCGAAATATCAGGTTTTATTTTTATGTTAAATACTTTTATCGGCACTTTAAAATGCAAATTACTTACATGTTCTACGGCATTTTCCGAAAATCCTAAAACGGATTTGGAAAATAAAAGTAATAAATTCGCCATACGAACTTTTCTTATGGCTCCTTCTTCTATAAGAGAAATTTCTCTCGCTTCATAATCGCTTACGTTATGTAACAGCCTTGCGTTTTCAAGAATAATGTAGTTCATATCCATAATAATTTTTACATGCGAAGGAAGTAGTGATTCAATAATGTAAAGCGGACATTTAAGCATGTCTCCATTCTCACTTAACGGCAAAAAAGATATAAATATTTTTTGTGCCATCTTAACGGCTTCTTTTATATCAATGCCGTAATCGTAAGTAAGTACGCGAATAAATTCCACTATAACAAGACCGCATCGACAGTCAGCAAGACAAATCAATGCTTTGTCGGCAATTTCTCTTATTGAATTTTTTTGTTGATCTACGTGACGGCGTATAATATCTTTAACGGTAGCCGCCGCGAGAAAATATTGCTGTTTTATGTGCAACTCACTGGTTTGCCTTGACGGCTCGTCTGTCGGTAAATTAATCAAAAATTTCACAGTTTCCGCTTCGTCGTTACAAGCGCGAAGATAGTCATTATGGAGCGAATAATCGGATGGAAATTCAACATTAGGCACCGCTTTCCAAAATCTAACGGTATTTACCACTCCGTTACAACAGCCGGAAATAGGATAATCCATTGAAGACGCTTTAACAATAACATCCGGCGTCCAAGACGGTTTCGGAGTATCTTCATTATCCACCCGTCCGCCGAAAAATATCGGGTAACTGTATTCTGGGCGTTCCATAACCCAAGGATGCGGTAAACTATTCAAATTATATGGCATTTCCACTTGTCCCAAAGCATTCGTCGACTGCTTAAACAAACCCATGTGAAACCACAATCCATAGGAAACGGACGGAATTTTGTTTGACGCCAAAGTCTCTAAAACATTTCCGGAAAAATCACCTATTAAATTGTTTCCGATATCAAGCAGGGATTCCATCGTAAATATGTCGTCAGTCGGCATATTTACTTTTCTGCTTAAGGTTTCAAACTCATTTTCCAAGCCATTTGAAAAAACGTGCATTTTTATTGGTGAATCAAGATTATATTCAAGAGATACATAATAGAACCTCTTAATGTTTTGCAATAAATACTTTTTTTGCGATGAGATCCAATTGTCTATGATTTTCGTACGCAAAGCGCTACTTATACAAATATATTTATCGTATGAGGTAGCGGTATGTTCGTCTTTAGCGCGAACATATCTCAAACATCTTTCGTAAAATTCGCTCAGATCATCCAAAACATTTAAATCCTTTTCGTCAAAATAAGCAAAACCGTAATCCGTTTGCGGCGTTCCATTAAAATCCCTCACAAATTAAAAAGCATCTCTCTGTATTTCGGCAATTCCCACATATCGTCCGGCATATTTAATTCAAGCCGGTCAACGTGTTTGCGAATCTGCTCAATGTGCGGTTTCAAATCATTATGTAAATAATCAGCTTTTTCTTCCTCGTTTTTACCATTAACAATAATCAGCATTTTTTTTAGTTCGCTGAGATGTTCGCGAATATCATAAATATCTGCGCTCAGTTTTGCAAACATTTCTTTTCTGTCATCTACAGCTTTGAGAGGTAGCGGAACGGTTTCATCTTCGGCTATTTCGTTCAAAATCCGCAAGGAATTTCCTATATTCGTTTGAAAATCGTATGCTGACGGTAAAACCTGAGTTTGAACCAATTCTTTAATCGTGTTCGCTTCAATTTCGAGGATTTTGTTGTAAAGTTCTAACCAAATCGCATATCTGGCTTTGAGCTCGACCTCCGTTAAAACTCCCGTTCTTTCAAACAAATTTACCGCTTCGTCCGAGATAAACGCTCCAAGCGCTTGCGATGTTACGCATATATTGGAAAGACCGCGTTTTGACGCTTCCTGTTTCCATTCGTCCGAATATCCGTTCCCTTCAAATAAGACATACTTGCTTTCACTCAAAATTTCCTTAATAATTTCAGGCAAAATTTCATTTAAATTATCTTTTTTACCTCTAAGTTTTTTTTCTATTTTTTCTGACAGGTCGTTGAGAGAATCTGCTACGATTGTATTTATGACCATCAGCGACGTTGCGACGTTTGCCGACGAACCGCATGCGCGGAATTCAAATTTATTCCCTGTGAACGCGAACGGCGATGTCCTGTTTCGATCGGTTTGGTCTTGTTCAAGTTTTGGAAGAATTGCAAGACCCGTATTCAAAATATTTTTTTTGTCATGAGATAACTTTTTGCCGCCGATAAGAGATTCTACGACTTCTGATAGTTGATGCCCTAAGAAAATGCTCATAATCGCCGGCGGCGCTTCATTTGCACCCAAACGGTGCTCGTTTCCGGCAGTCGCGACTGACGCCCGCAAAATATCGCGATTTTTAGCGACGGCGCGGATAACCGCTGTCAAGAAAGTGAGGAACTGCCAATTTTCGTATGGAGTATCTCCGGGGTTTAACAAATTATTCCCTTTGTCGTCTGAAAGCGACCAATTAACATGTTTTCCGCTTCCGTTTACGCCCGCAAACGGTTTTTCGTGCAAAAGACAGACAAGTCCGTGTTTTTTTGCTTCTTTTTGCAAAATATCCATAAGCAGTAAATTATGATCGGTGGAAATCGACGCTCTTTCAAAAATCGGGGCAAATTCATATTGATTAGGAGCGACTTCGTTGTGTCGTGTTGCAAGCGGAATCCCCAATTTGTAGCATTCCCTTTCGACATCAACCATCCAATTCAATACCCTGTCCTTTATCGAACCGAAATATTGGTCGTCCAATTGCTGCCCTTTTGGCGAAGCGGCGCCCAAAAGCGTTCGCCCAGTAAGCTGCAAATCCGGACGCAAGCGATAATATTCTTCGTCAATTAGAAAAAATTCTTGTTCGGCGCCACAAGTCGTATAGACGTTTTTCGGAAAGTTATTAAAAAACGTTAATACCTTTTTCGCCGCTTTATCAATTGTTTTATCGCTTCGTAAAAGCGGAAGTTTTTTATCTAACGCCTCACCGTGATATGACACAAAAACACTTGGGATACATAGTGTTTTCCCTTTTGCGGCTTCACGGACAAACGCAGGCGATGAAGGGTCCCATGCAGTATATCCGCGCGCTTCAAACGTCGAACGAAGTCCGCCTGACGGGAAACTGGAAGCGTCCGGTTCGCCCATAATTAGGTTTGAACCGCAGAATCTTTCAAGAATTTGCATTTCTCCGTTAACTGCAATAAAACTGTCATGTTTTTCGGCAGTCGAACCCGTCATAGGTTGAAACCAATGTGTATACGAAGTAGCACCTAAATCCAAAGCCCAATTTTTCATGGCTTCGGCAATGATGTTGGCATGCTCTTTTGATATTTGCTCGCCGCCGTTTTGCCATTCTTTGAATTCGTTGAAAACATTTTGCGGAAGACGCTGTTTCATCCTTTCTTCCGAAAAAGTATAAGATGCAAAATACTCGGAAACTTTTTGAATTTCCAAAACCGACGATACGCTGTGAAAACCTAATCTCGCGGTAATTTCTTGCCGGGCGCCCATCTATCAACCTCTCTATAAAAAACGTAACGTATCTGTGTTACGTTAAAATACATTATTTCAAAACAAAAAAAACGAAAAAAATCTATTTATTTATTTCCGCCCAAATCATTGATTGAAGTACCGCTTCGGCATTTTTTTCCCAAAATTTCAAAAAGCCGTTTTTAAAATCGCTTCCTGCTGGAAAACCTGTTTTCAAAACGCTTTCCCTTATATGAAATTTAGTCATTATTTCAACCGCCGGACTTCCTATTTCCCATCTGCTTATTACAGTTCCCGTTTGCATGTTTTCGAGTAATTTTTCAAAATTCGCCATAATTTCTTCATTCCATTCGTATTCGGGGACAAAATTTTCGACGACAAACAGGTCGATATCTTTGAGCATATAATCAAAATCTCCGCTCAAACAAACAGCACTGAAATTGTCTATTTCCAAAAACTGTCTTACATAAAAGTTCCGCAAATCGTTTGCGTTTTTCTTAAATTCAAGCAAATTTGTTGAAATCTTTTCTGCATATTTTGGAAACAGTGCGCAAAAATCATTTTCTAAAACTTCAGCCATTCTTATGGAATTTGAAAGTGAAAGCCACACAAAAGGATTCAAACTTCCGTCATTTTTGCGAATTTTTCCGACAGCCGTGAGAACAGGGCTAAGTGGTGTTGCGCAGTCGATTTCAACGATTTTTATATTTCTGCGCCGCAGTTGCACAAAAAGCGGGTCGGACGCAATTATTGAGCGAATATCGACGACCGCAACGGTTTTCTTTGAAATCTCGTCGAGTTGTGTTTCATAAATTTTGGCAATTTCTCCAAATTCGTCGATGGCTATTTCATTTCCAAACGGCTCAATAATCTCAATCGGCGTATCCTTGAGAATTTCTTTTGATAATGCCGCCAAAGCCGGAATACTTGTAACAACCGCTACAGATTCTACTTCTTTTTTTGCAAAAACAAAAATGCAGAAAATCAGCATAAACGATAAAATTTTATGCATTTTTACTCCTCGCCGCTAACTGCTGTTAATAATTTATCAAGATTATACCGTATCCCTTTTTCAAAGAAATCCGCTGTATAATCGCCGTTAGATAAATGCGAGAGCGAGACAACACGCACTCCAGTTTCGTCACGAATGGTTTTTATAAACGATGGAGGATAATCGCTTTCTGAAAACACGACCTGCACTTTCGCCGCTTTAATTTTCTCTATCGTTTCTTTCATCTGCGACGCGGTAGGATTTACTCCGTGTGACGGTTCGATAACCGCCTCGACCTGAAATCCGAATTCTTGCAGCAGATACGAATATCCGCCGTGAATTGTTGCGCACCTGAAATCGTTGTCTTTGATGTTCGACAATTTTTCCATGTATTCCGCTTTCATTTGCCTAAGTGATTTTGCGAATTTTGCGGCATTTGCGCGGTATAAGTTTGCGTTTGCCGGATCAATTTCCGCAAGACGTCCTGCAATCGTATAAATCTGCTGAATCGATGCCGAAATCGACACGAACGTATGTGAATTCACCATATCCGTACTTACAGATTGCGGAATCAACGCTACTCCGTCGTTTGCGAAAATCTTTTCAATTTTGTCATAAACGCCGGCGGCTTTGAGTATCTGAAACGCAAATTCGTCGTGCCCTACACCGTTAAGAACCGCTACGTCAATTTTCATAGCATTTTCTATATCTTCCGGAATAACCATGTATCCGTGCGGATTGCTGTTTTTGTTGATAAGCGGCACAACTTCCGCTTTATCCATTGCGATATTTTTCACAAAACTGTAATACGGATGTAAACTTACGCCTATAACAAGTGTCTTACAAAAAGCAAATCCGACGGAGAAAATTAAAACTAACGCCGTTTTTTTCATTTTTTACCCTTTTTGGATTTATCCTGCGGCGTTTGCTTGTTTGTTTCGTTTTTTACGTTGTCGGCGTTTTCCTTATCTTCGCCTGCAAGCGGTCCGTTTTTGGTAATTTCGTGTCCTTCGCTCAAATGTACGGTTACCGTGTACGGAATTTTCGGCTGCTCAACGTTCAAATGCCCTTCTGCCGGAATCTTTGACGTGAAAATCGTCTTACCGCTTGCTTTCTCTTTGAGAATTACGCTTGCGCCTTCCGCGTTGCCGCCTGTAGATATTCCCGCTTCAATGTAAATCGTTCCGTCTTTGTTATCTTCAACAAGAAGTAAAACGCCGTGCGCCATTACCGACGCGCAAAACAAAAATAATGTCATAAGTAAGAACTTTTTCATAATAAACTCCTTTTAATAAAGTTAATAAAATTATACAAGGAAAATAATATTTGCCGCCGTAAAGATTGTTGTTTCAG
Coding sequences within it:
- the ptsP gene encoding phosphoenolpyruvate--protein phosphotransferase; translated protein: MQSKSKIHAGISIVSGKGYGKAVIIHADPCSFTVMKIEQKMVKDEIKRFENARNKANKYYDDYTKTNVISSGKDSDVSIIEMYKYIVNDKTLTKQVLYNISNEYYTAESAVRIVMENIIETFKVTDSEYFKERGKDVEEVRNKILFYLTGDGEKSNTPFKEDVVLIIKRSLLLSDIIGNNVEKIKAIVCTSSGKTSHAVIVARSNSIPVMAISDFTTLNIDDGIEVFVDCDAGTLTIEPSDNILDIYYTYVNEIKLQKRKLSDYLNKPVFTRDGIMVLVMANVSLESDVSLALNNGADGIGLVRTEILFNKNFDFPTESDQIKYYNAIFDNVEKSKNICIRVIDIGGDKIFNYMDVYEEENPFMGCRSVRIYREKRELFEVQIKAILKAGKGRKYRIMYPMITTFSEWNELRTFTKEIAEDLGLECPELGVLFEVPLAILEISTFLDTISFASIGTNDLIQYLSAADRGNAKVNYLYNPIEPAFLKIIKTAIDECNLKGKPVSLCGDMASHPEFTILLLGLGLLNFSVAPPMIQIIKEIIVSVSIAEIKEETNHMLSNLKSTEIVAEWIDYMNDKYCKLVFSKYNFIPRTKEL
- a CDS encoding glycogen/starch/alpha-glucan phosphorylase; its protein translation is MRDFNGTPQTDYGFAYFDEKDLNVLDDLSEFYERCLRYVRAKDEHTATSYDKYICISSALRTKIIDNWISSQKKYLLQNIKRFYYVSLEYNLDSPIKMHVFSNGLENEFETLSRKVNMPTDDIFTMESLLDIGNNLIGDFSGNVLETLASNKIPSVSYGLWFHMGLFKQSTNALGQVEMPYNLNSLPHPWVMERPEYSYPIFFGGRVDNEDTPKPSWTPDVIVKASSMDYPISGCCNGVVNTVRFWKAVPNVEFPSDYSLHNDYLRACNDEAETVKFLINLPTDEPSRQTSELHIKQQYFLAAATVKDIIRRHVDQQKNSIREIADKALICLADCRCGLVIVEFIRVLTYDYGIDIKEAVKMAQKIFISFLPLSENGDMLKCPLYIIESLLPSHVKIIMDMNYIILENARLLHNVSDYEAREISLIEEGAIRKVRMANLLLLFSKSVLGFSENAVEHVSNLHFKVPIKVFNIKIKPDISAISVRRWLFCINKKLTKLIISKIGDAWITDNSKLADFEKFVKDYSVQNEYENIKTKAKEKYLRFIYGESVGNLPSASKYLFISNSRKISIANSQLTILLYIACRYIRLSEEKDLLPRVYLFSGRAVPNDFYGKRLVTLLSIFSLALRDCPKLQVRFIHNDNALVKENFLAAGDIAEYISLPGTVETTEYNIYRCASNGLITLTGQNIFENKAVEKLGEGCAFGFENIDAKYDDYRIASVFEKMPILQKAFDLVDKWISDFSGNEDEENKLHTFLSNIRERDDSKNFMSFDEYYKIQEKIDSTYTNRCEWLSMALRNIARVGKCSLDNVITSLYNDNYVRRK
- a CDS encoding glutamine synthetase III, with amino-acid sequence MGARQEITARLGFHSVSSVLEIQKVSEYFASYTFSEERMKQRLPQNVFNEFKEWQNGGEQISKEHANIIAEAMKNWALDLGATSYTHWFQPMTGSTAEKHDSFIAVNGEMQILERFCGSNLIMGEPDASSFPSGGLRSTFEARGYTAWDPSSPAFVREAAKGKTLCIPSVFVSYHGEALDKKLPLLRSDKTIDKAAKKVLTFFNNFPKNVYTTCGAEQEFFLIDEEYYRLRPDLQLTGRTLLGAASPKGQQLDDQYFGSIKDRVLNWMVDVERECYKLGIPLATRHNEVAPNQYEFAPIFERASISTDHNLLLMDILQKEAKKHGLVCLLHEKPFAGVNGSGKHVNWSLSDDKGNNLLNPGDTPYENWQFLTFLTAVIRAVAKNRDILRASVATAGNEHRLGANEAPPAIMSIFLGHQLSEVVESLIGGKKLSHDKKNILNTGLAILPKLEQDQTDRNRTSPFAFTGNKFEFRACGSSANVATSLMVINTIVADSLNDLSEKIEKKLRGKKDNLNEILPEIIKEILSESKYVLFEGNGYSDEWKQEASKRGLSNICVTSQALGAFISDEAVNLFERTGVLTEVELKARYAIWLELYNKILEIEANTIKELVQTQVLPSAYDFQTNIGNSLRILNEIAEDETVPLPLKAVDDRKEMFAKLSADIYDIREHLSELKKMLIIVNGKNEEEKADYLHNDLKPHIEQIRKHVDRLELNMPDDMWELPKYREMLFNL
- a CDS encoding zinc ABC transporter substrate-binding protein; translation: MKKTALVLIFSVGFAFCKTLVIGVSLHPYYSFVKNIAMDKAEVVPLINKNSNPHGYMVIPEDIENAMKIDVAVLNGVGHDEFAFQILKAAGVYDKIEKIFANDGVALIPQSVSTDMVNSHTFVSISASIQQIYTIAGRLAEIDPANANLYRANAAKFAKSLRQMKAEYMEKLSNIKDNDFRCATIHGGYSYLLQEFGFQVEAVIEPSHGVNPTASQMKETIEKIKAAKVQVVFSESDYPPSFIKTIRDETGVRVVSLSHLSNGDYTADFFEKGIRYNLDKLLTAVSGEE